The following DNA comes from candidate division KSB1 bacterium.
GAAAAATCCGAAACCGCCGGCCTTGATCGGTCTTGATGAGCCGGATGCCAAGTTGCATCCGATGATGCAAGTCATTCTCGACGGAATGATTGATGAAGCAGCGCGGCGCACACAAATTATTGCCACGACGCATAATCCCGATTTCGTTTCGTCGTTCACTCCTGAAGAGATCGTGATCTTGCAGCAATATCATGGCGCGACTGAGATGAGACGCTTTTCTAGCAAGGGCGCGTTGGAGTTGTGGCTCCAGGATTTCAGCACCCGCGAGCTTTGGTTGATGGGGGAGTTAGAGTCACGATGGTAAAGCGAAGAATAATTTTATGCTCCGAAAGCTTGCGAGTTGCAACGGGGCATCCCAAGCCGGAACCGCAATACAGCATCGATGCGCAGGCGATCATCGGGCTTTTGAAAAATAACTTTCAGACGCTAAAGAACGAGCAGGTGGAGATCGAACCCCGCGGCTTTAAAGGCAAAGATGACTTCATGAAAAAGGTGCCTGCTCTTGTCAAGGATACCTTTGAAACATTTCGCTACCGCCGGCATGAATTCGAGATATTTTTCATTGCTTTGCGAGATACGGATACAAATGACGGCAGAAAGATAGCGGGTATTCGCCGCAAGCTCGCTGAAAAAATCAAGAAATTGATTGGGGCGCAGGAATTTCAACGGGTGCACATCATGTTCGCCGTGCAAGCCATTGAAGCGTGGGTTTTGGCGGACGAGCAGAAGCTGAATGAGTATCTTGGGGTGACGAACAAAGCCAAGCACGAGAACGAACCGGAGAAAATCCCCAACCCCAAACAAATCGTCCAAAATCTCTTTGCGCAATGTGATCTGGAATACACGCCTCAACAGTTGCTTGATTTATTGCCCCAGCTTCAAGTCTCGGAACTCTTGCGCTGCAAACATTTTAAAGAGTTTTACGCCTGTGTGCAAAATATCGTTGACGGCGTGGTGTGATTTGTATTCAAAACTGAGCCAGCGCCGGTTATGATAAAATGGCTTTCCGAAAAACTCGTCCGCGACGGCGCAAAACCGCTGCGCTTCCGCCTCGCGCTCGGCGTTTCATTCGGCCTGCACGCCGCGCTTTTTATTTTAGCCAGCTTGCTGGCCGCGCTGCTCGAGATGTCGCCGGCGACCATCCCGCCGCAGGTTTTTGAATTTATTTTCGACGACGACAAGACGCTTAAGAAAACCGGCATTCAGAAATCTTCATTTGCAAAAAAAGACGCCGGCACAGCACGGCCTCGCGTCCCGCCGCCAATGATTCGTTCCACATCCAATCCTCTCAACGAGACGCCGACAGCAGAGCAGGAGCCTTTCAATCCCGCAAAAGAAACTGATCAAATTATCCGGGGACCATTTTCGGACGTTCGCCTCTTAGACTCCACACCGACGCCGCGCTTGGCGAGCGCCGACTTCTTGGCGCCCAAACTCCAGCCACATCGTTTCGCGATGCCTTCTTTACAGCGCCAGGCTATTTTGAAAAAAATCCGCACCCTCACCACCAAGCCGTTGGCCGCCGCGCTTGATTCATCAT
Coding sequences within:
- a CDS encoding DUF4276 family protein; amino-acid sequence: MRVATGHPKPEPQYSIDAQAIIGLLKNNFQTLKNEQVEIEPRGFKGKDDFMKKVPALVKDTFETFRYRRHEFEIFFIALRDTDTNDGRKIAGIRRKLAEKIKKLIGAQEFQRVHIMFAVQAIEAWVLADEQKLNEYLGVTNKAKHENEPEKIPNPKQIVQNLFAQCDLEYTPQQLLDLLPQLQVSELLRCKHFKEFYACVQNIVDGVV